The following proteins are co-located in the uncultured Draconibacterium sp. genome:
- the gpmI gene encoding 2,3-bisphosphoglycerate-independent phosphoglycerate mutase, with product MADIQKTLLMILDGWGIGDGSKSDIVATAPTPFMDSLQAKYPHSQLLASGENVGLPDGQMGNSEVGHLNIGAGRVLYQDMVKITKAIRDKSLWENEKIVEAYSYAKEYNKNVHLIGLIGPGGVHSLSKHMVALCQIATDMGLNDVFVHGLTDGRDTDPRSGYGFIENDLKDLEGTVGKFASLIGRYYGMDRDNNFDRLKLAYDLYTQGKGEKSTDVLASMKASYDAGITDEFLKPVVMVDEAGEPLAKIEDGDVVICFNFRTDRLRQTTIAFTQKDLPEFGMHTMDLEWYTMTTYKADFKDVNVIFEKDNVTNTMGEVVSKAGLKQIRIAETEKYAHVTFFFSGGREAEFEGESRLLVQSPKVATYDLQPEMSAPGVRDAIVPKLENGEADFVCLNFANGDMVGHTGVYEAVYKAVEAVDACVKDVVTAAQKGGYDVMIIADHGNADNAVNEDGSENTAHSLNPVPCIFVTEKDGITLDNGILADVAPTLLTVMGLEVPAEMTGKNLIK from the coding sequence ATGGCTGATATTCAGAAAACTTTATTGATGATTCTCGACGGATGGGGAATCGGTGATGGCTCGAAAAGCGACATTGTAGCAACTGCTCCAACCCCGTTTATGGATTCGTTGCAAGCTAAATATCCTCACTCGCAGTTGTTGGCAAGTGGCGAAAATGTTGGTCTGCCCGACGGACAAATGGGAAATTCAGAGGTGGGACACCTGAATATTGGTGCCGGCCGTGTTTTGTATCAGGATATGGTAAAAATTACAAAAGCCATCCGCGACAAATCGTTGTGGGAGAATGAGAAAATTGTTGAAGCCTATTCGTATGCAAAAGAATACAATAAAAACGTTCATTTGATTGGTTTGATTGGCCCTGGTGGAGTTCACTCGTTGAGCAAACACATGGTGGCGCTTTGTCAGATTGCAACCGATATGGGATTGAATGATGTTTTTGTACATGGTTTAACAGATGGCCGAGATACCGATCCACGTTCTGGTTATGGATTTATCGAGAACGATTTGAAAGACCTTGAAGGTACTGTTGGAAAATTTGCATCGCTTATTGGTCGTTACTATGGAATGGATCGTGACAATAATTTCGATCGTTTAAAACTGGCATACGATTTATATACTCAAGGGAAAGGTGAAAAATCAACGGATGTTCTGGCTAGTATGAAAGCATCGTATGATGCCGGAATTACCGATGAGTTTTTGAAACCGGTTGTAATGGTTGACGAGGCCGGTGAGCCTTTGGCAAAAATTGAAGATGGAGACGTAGTTATTTGTTTCAACTTCCGTACCGATCGTTTGCGCCAGACAACCATCGCTTTTACACAAAAAGATCTTCCGGAGTTTGGAATGCATACCATGGATTTGGAATGGTACACCATGACAACTTATAAAGCCGATTTTAAAGATGTAAACGTGATTTTTGAAAAAGACAATGTAACCAATACTATGGGTGAAGTTGTTTCTAAAGCCGGTTTAAAACAAATCAGGATTGCAGAAACTGAAAAATATGCCCACGTAACTTTCTTTTTCAGTGGTGGACGCGAAGCAGAATTTGAAGGGGAAAGCCGTCTTTTGGTTCAATCGCCCAAAGTGGCAACTTACGATTTACAACCTGAAATGTCGGCACCCGGAGTTCGTGATGCAATTGTTCCAAAATTGGAAAATGGTGAAGCAGACTTTGTTTGTTTGAATTTTGCCAACGGCGACATGGTTGGACACACAGGAGTTTATGAAGCTGTTTATAAAGCAGTAGAAGCGGTGGATGCTTGTGTGAAAGACGTGGTAACTGCGGCGCAAAAAGGAGGTTATGATGTGATGATTATTGCCGACCATGGAAATGCAGACAACGCAGTTAATGAAGATGGTTCGGAAAATACAGCTCACTCGTTAAATCCGGTACCTTGTATTTTTGTAACTGAAAAAGATGGCATTACATTGGATAACGGTATTTTGGCTGACGTAGCTCCTACCTTGTTAACAGTAATGGGGCTTGAAGTTCCTGCAGAAATGACAGGAAAAAATTTGATTAAGTAA
- a CDS encoding VOC family protein encodes MRIDHLAIWTSNLEGLRNFYMHYFDASSNEIYHNHSREFRSYFLSFGGDCRLELMEMPGIPKSKDNPLKQFTGIIHFAIKVGSKDKVDQLTKELKKDGFKIIGEPRTTGDGCYESIFLDPDGNRVEIME; translated from the coding sequence ATGAGAATTGACCACCTTGCCATTTGGACTTCAAATCTTGAAGGACTCCGCAATTTTTACATGCATTACTTTGATGCTTCATCCAATGAAATTTACCACAACCATTCGCGCGAATTCCGCTCGTATTTTTTATCGTTTGGTGGCGACTGCCGACTTGAACTAATGGAAATGCCCGGTATTCCGAAATCGAAAGATAATCCGTTAAAACAATTTACCGGAATAATTCATTTTGCCATTAAAGTTGGATCAAAAGATAAAGTTGACCAACTAACCAAAGAATTAAAAAAAGATGGTTTTAAAATTATAGGCGAGCCACGAACAACCGGAGACGGCTGTTACGAGAGCATATTTTTAGATCCGGATGGAAACAGAGTAGAAATAATGGAATAG
- a CDS encoding SPOR domain-containing protein, which translates to MHKRIAVIWVFVLTVGFSVFGQESSLVSVKFIKQNLSVLPNEVVNIPFFVINNSSNPIPLKLDVDVPDGWSIITKLELDHLNPNEQKFLVISTRIPATCAVGDYKLSAKIYDSDNNNVVSTATGIRVNEVEKIVLELVQSSQNIRAGETFKAQYLIQNMGNSEKTVFIETSNCDVDGEVNVRLKPGESKNINVVKETSDELTSTQKEFVSVRAMLAGEVMDRVFHTMFIFPVKTFKQDLFFRYPIDASVSYLASNQNDSYEWASQLEISGNGFLDQESKHHLEFLIRGPNNSNLSYLGLYDQYYVAYENKNVEFTLGQQSYKFTPLTESSRFGFGVENKVKLNNGLSAGFVYVKPRFYEEIENELAVYSQYEKDERNRITLFAVQKKNKGISDLTYLFSLGAAFQPFKKTSVELEASRGFWGDVANNAYRANLNSQFSIFNIGGSYNYAGKNYPGYYTNSTFYSAALSAQIHPKINVGLYARQDFSNAELDTFFVTAPYSRSMQYFVNYNIASQTYLKIYWNESERKDRLSAEKFHYETRSLNSQFSQRIKRFSYSLHGAYGETTNYLLSEVSNKQNTYQVSTNLAYQLNNKHSVRAFGTYSNLNSFVTGDQRDVTAGLAINSQVMKNLKASAYLQNAYNIDDYYRNRNLMQLQLDYSFTKSSNLIIRAYNTLFKTETENSELFVSATYKQQIGVPLKQTMQVGDVSGRISRSDSEPLEGIVVSLLNKTTITGQNGEFRFRSIPPGIFLLSIDRSEFAIDEMPNVPLPLQLEVVANDEANLNIGITKGARLFGRFVLKGKPSRLPELGSILLELKSEFNTYRITTNADGEFSFPLVLPGSWTFRIYDNSIPDGFEVDKKIYEMKLRPGEQHELLVDIQAKERKIVFQNQNVSLSSSGTQGLNSLSLSNETKPVSTKKADDLFYSIQVGTFSKRLDPNSSFFKGYGFEIEKQLNNFYKYFIGRYSTLSEANEARQKLEKEFKGAFVVYFKNNEPVDINDR; encoded by the coding sequence ATGCACAAACGAATTGCAGTAATATGGGTATTTGTTTTAACAGTTGGATTTTCGGTTTTTGGCCAGGAATCAAGCCTTGTTTCTGTGAAGTTTATCAAACAAAATCTATCGGTTCTTCCAAACGAAGTTGTAAATATTCCATTTTTCGTCATCAATAATAGTTCCAATCCCATTCCGCTTAAACTTGATGTTGACGTACCTGATGGCTGGAGTATTATTACAAAACTGGAATTGGATCATTTAAATCCCAACGAACAAAAATTTCTGGTAATAAGTACGCGCATACCTGCTACTTGTGCGGTAGGTGATTATAAATTAAGTGCCAAAATTTACGATTCAGATAATAATAATGTGGTAAGTACAGCAACGGGTATTCGTGTGAATGAAGTTGAAAAAATTGTACTCGAACTGGTTCAATCATCGCAGAATATTCGTGCCGGTGAAACTTTTAAAGCTCAGTACCTGATTCAGAATATGGGAAACTCGGAGAAGACGGTGTTTATAGAGACCTCGAATTGTGATGTGGACGGAGAAGTTAATGTTCGGTTAAAACCGGGAGAAAGCAAAAACATTAATGTAGTAAAAGAAACCAGCGATGAGTTGACTTCAACTCAGAAGGAATTTGTAAGTGTAAGAGCAATGTTAGCCGGCGAAGTGATGGATAGGGTTTTTCATACCATGTTTATTTTTCCGGTAAAAACATTCAAGCAGGATTTGTTTTTTCGGTACCCGATTGATGCTTCAGTTTCGTATTTGGCTTCCAATCAGAATGATTCATACGAGTGGGCATCGCAGCTCGAAATCTCAGGTAATGGATTTTTGGACCAGGAGTCAAAGCATCATCTTGAGTTTTTGATACGAGGGCCAAATAACTCAAATCTAAGTTATCTTGGCTTGTACGATCAGTATTATGTGGCCTATGAAAATAAGAATGTTGAATTTACACTCGGGCAACAGTCGTATAAGTTTACTCCGCTTACCGAATCGTCCCGATTTGGTTTTGGGGTTGAAAATAAGGTGAAACTAAACAATGGACTTTCTGCCGGATTTGTTTATGTAAAACCGCGCTTTTACGAGGAGATTGAAAACGAGTTGGCTGTGTATTCGCAGTACGAGAAAGATGAGCGCAACAGGATAACTTTATTTGCGGTACAAAAGAAGAATAAAGGAATAAGTGATCTAACCTATCTTTTTAGTTTGGGTGCTGCTTTTCAGCCGTTTAAAAAAACCTCTGTTGAGTTGGAGGCTTCGAGAGGTTTTTGGGGCGATGTGGCCAATAATGCCTACCGGGCAAATTTAAACTCTCAGTTTTCAATTTTTAACATTGGGGGTAGTTACAATTATGCGGGTAAAAATTATCCGGGGTATTATACAAATTCTACATTTTATTCTGCCGCTTTGTCTGCTCAAATTCATCCAAAAATTAATGTAGGTTTATATGCCCGTCAGGACTTCTCAAATGCAGAGTTGGATACATTTTTTGTTACTGCACCTTATTCCCGGTCGATGCAATATTTTGTGAATTACAACATAGCTTCGCAAACGTATTTAAAAATTTACTGGAACGAAAGTGAACGAAAAGACCGGCTTTCTGCTGAGAAATTTCATTATGAAACACGGTCTTTAAACTCGCAATTTTCGCAGCGGATTAAACGTTTTTCGTATTCTTTGCATGGCGCATATGGCGAAACCACCAATTACTTGTTGAGCGAGGTTTCCAACAAACAAAATACTTATCAGGTTTCAACCAATCTGGCTTATCAACTGAATAACAAACATTCGGTTCGTGCGTTTGGTACCTATTCAAATTTAAACAGTTTTGTTACGGGCGACCAGCGCGATGTAACTGCAGGTTTGGCCATTAACAGTCAGGTAATGAAAAATCTTAAAGCCAGTGCTTATTTGCAAAATGCCTACAATATTGATGACTACTACCGCAATAGAAATTTGATGCAATTGCAACTTGATTATTCGTTTACAAAAAGCAGTAACCTGATAATACGAGCGTACAATACTTTGTTTAAAACCGAAACCGAGAATTCTGAACTTTTTGTTTCGGCTACTTATAAACAGCAAATTGGAGTGCCGTTAAAACAAACCATGCAGGTTGGCGATGTATCGGGGCGAATTTCCAGATCGGACTCCGAGCCGCTTGAAGGAATTGTTGTGTCGCTATTAAATAAAACAACTATAACCGGACAAAACGGGGAATTCCGCTTTCGGTCAATTCCTCCCGGAATTTTTCTTTTATCCATCGACCGGTCGGAGTTTGCCATTGACGAAATGCCGAATGTCCCTTTGCCTCTTCAGCTTGAAGTAGTGGCAAATGATGAAGCCAATTTAAACATTGGAATTACAAAAGGAGCCCGGCTGTTTGGAAGATTTGTGCTGAAAGGAAAACCTTCCCGCTTGCCGGAGTTGGGCTCAATTCTTTTAGAATTAAAAAGTGAGTTTAATACGTATCGAATTACCACAAATGCCGATGGCGAATTTTCATTTCCTTTGGTTTTGCCGGGATCATGGACATTTCGAATCTATGATAATTCAATACCCGATGGCTTTGAAGTGGATAAAAAGATATATGAAATGAAACTTAGACCAGGCGAGCAGCATGAGCTACTTGTTGATATTCAGGCAAAAGAACGGAAAATTGTTTTCCAAAACCAGAATGTTTCCTTGTCCAGTTCCGGCACGCAGGGATTAAATTCATTGTCGCTATCGAACGAAACAAAACCAGTTAGTACTAAAAAAGCCGACGATTTATTTTATTCCATTCAGGTGGGTACGTTCTCAAAAAGACTCGATCCCAACTCTTCGTTTTTTAAAGGCTATGGTTTTGAAATTGAAAAACAATTAAATAACTTTTACAAATATTTTATTGGCCGTTACAGTACATTGAGCGAAGCAAACGAAGCGAGGCAGAAACTGGAAAAGGAGTTTAAGGGGGCTTTTGTAGTTTATTTTAAAAACAACGAACCGGTTGATATAAATGACAGATAA
- a CDS encoding HD domain-containing protein: protein MHSNIRQKELLSQTENYIKDYFENEGSGHDWWHIHRVRNLALKIAESEGGDLFTIEMAALLHDLDDWKLANTNANTKTKAWLKEIHLPDDATNQILEIIDQVSFKGARVDTKAICQEAKIVQDADRLDAIGAIGIARTFAYGGHKNRLIYHPESKPEMHKSFEDYKKSTAPTINHFYEKLLLLKERLNTPAAVRIAKTRHRFMEEFLQQFFNEWDCNF, encoded by the coding sequence ATGCATTCTAATATTCGACAAAAAGAGCTTCTTTCTCAGACAGAGAACTATATAAAAGACTATTTTGAGAACGAGGGTTCAGGGCACGATTGGTGGCACATCCACCGGGTTAGAAACCTGGCACTTAAAATTGCAGAATCCGAAGGAGGAGATTTATTTACCATTGAAATGGCTGCTTTACTTCATGATCTGGACGATTGGAAATTGGCGAATACGAATGCTAATACAAAAACGAAGGCATGGTTAAAAGAAATCCATCTTCCGGATGATGCAACAAATCAGATTCTGGAAATAATTGACCAGGTTTCGTTTAAGGGAGCCCGGGTAGATACTAAAGCCATTTGCCAGGAAGCGAAAATTGTGCAGGATGCCGATCGGCTGGATGCGATTGGCGCCATTGGAATTGCCCGTACTTTTGCCTACGGAGGCCATAAAAACAGATTGATTTACCACCCCGAAAGCAAGCCCGAAATGCACAAAAGTTTTGAAGACTACAAAAAAAGCACTGCACCAACTATCAATCACTTTTACGAAAAACTACTCCTGCTCAAAGAACGGTTAAATACTCCAGCCGCGGTACGCATAGCTAAAACACGACACCGTTTTATGGAAGAATTTCTGCAACAGTTTTTTAATGAGTGGGATTGTAATTTTTAA
- a CDS encoding DUF3109 family protein, whose translation MVVEIGRAILSREIFEKHFLCDILKCKGACCIEGDSGAPLTDEEAILIEQEYNTFADLLPEKHKAEVVKQGYSLIDEDGDLVTPLVDNRQCVYSYYNDKGILKCAIEKAHFDGKTKFRKPISCHLFPIRITEYKRFDAVNYQELDICKPGRVCGASEKLPLYKFLKEPLIKKYGEEWYSEVELAAEHLLSSK comes from the coding sequence ATGGTGGTTGAAATAGGGCGTGCAATATTAAGTCGTGAAATTTTTGAGAAGCATTTTCTTTGTGATATTCTTAAATGCAAAGGTGCATGTTGTATTGAAGGAGATTCAGGGGCTCCTTTAACCGATGAAGAAGCCATTTTAATTGAACAGGAATACAATACTTTTGCCGACCTACTCCCTGAAAAGCACAAAGCAGAAGTGGTTAAGCAAGGTTATTCGCTCATTGATGAAGACGGTGATCTGGTTACGCCACTTGTTGACAACCGTCAATGTGTTTATTCTTATTATAACGACAAAGGGATTTTGAAGTGTGCCATCGAAAAAGCTCATTTTGATGGAAAAACCAAATTCAGGAAACCCATTTCTTGTCATTTGTTTCCCATTCGTATTACCGAATATAAACGTTTCGATGCAGTTAATTACCAGGAATTGGATATCTGTAAACCGGGTCGGGTTTGTGGAGCATCGGAAAAACTTCCATTGTATAAATTTCTGAAAGAACCACTGATTAAAAAATATGGTGAGGAGTGGTACAGTGAAGTAGAGCTTGCAGCTGAGCATTTGCTTTCATCGAAATAG
- a CDS encoding AMP-binding protein, translated as MIDTSKLTLPAMFYNSVEKFAANTSIVFVGEENYTYKNLGEDVELLAELLIQLGIQRGDKVAILSTNMPNWGKAFFAICVLGAIAVPILPDFHPNEIKTIIEHSESKLLFVSEGLYKSVSKELSDLLEHMILVDNLSVIPKNTSAEQLTELTSSLPDSKTNFSPVNVEEEDLASIIYTSGTTGSSKGVMLTHKNLAWTAQQSRTLQRIEEDDRFISLLPLSHTLENTVGFLLPVKYGASVHYLRKPPVPSVLLPALKKVKPTIMLVVPLIIEKVYKSKIQPTFQKSAVMRFLTSFAPTRKVLHKVAGKKLYETFGGHLRFFGIGGAKLDTNVERFLFESGFPYAIGYGLTETAPLLSGAVQKNRKVGSAGIAMEGVSLRIADADPVTGEGEIQAKGENVMKGYYKAPEITKEVFTEDGWFKTGDRGLFDSDNLLHIRGRIKTMIVGASGENIYPEEIETVINKMRFVLESLVVEKKGKLVAMIHLNMEEVEENFKHMKEEAKQYLADKSEELLQEIHKKVNEEVNKFSRINQVVLQPIPFERTPTRKIKRFLYV; from the coding sequence ATGATAGATACATCGAAACTTACTTTGCCGGCTATGTTTTATAATTCGGTAGAGAAATTTGCAGCAAATACTTCGATCGTTTTTGTTGGAGAAGAGAACTACACCTACAAAAATTTGGGCGAGGATGTTGAGTTGTTAGCAGAATTGCTTATCCAACTTGGTATTCAACGTGGCGATAAAGTTGCCATTTTAAGCACAAACATGCCCAACTGGGGGAAGGCATTTTTTGCCATTTGTGTTTTGGGTGCCATTGCTGTGCCCATTTTGCCCGATTTTCATCCCAACGAAATAAAAACCATTATCGAACACTCTGAGTCAAAATTACTTTTTGTTTCAGAAGGTTTGTACAAATCGGTTAGTAAGGAATTAAGCGATTTGCTTGAACACATGATTTTGGTGGATAATTTGTCTGTTATTCCCAAAAATACAAGTGCCGAGCAGTTGACAGAGTTGACTTCATCGCTACCGGATTCCAAAACGAATTTTAGTCCGGTTAATGTTGAAGAAGAAGACCTGGCTTCAATTATATACACCTCGGGAACAACAGGAAGTTCGAAGGGAGTGATGCTAACGCACAAAAACCTGGCATGGACTGCTCAGCAAAGTCGTACTTTGCAGCGTATTGAGGAGGACGACCGTTTTATTTCCTTGTTGCCGTTATCGCATACTCTTGAAAATACCGTTGGCTTTTTATTGCCTGTAAAATACGGTGCATCAGTGCATTATTTGCGTAAACCTCCTGTGCCTTCGGTTTTGTTACCTGCATTAAAAAAGGTAAAACCAACCATCATGTTGGTGGTTCCGCTAATTATCGAAAAGGTGTATAAATCAAAAATTCAACCCACATTTCAGAAAAGTGCGGTAATGCGCTTTTTAACAAGTTTTGCTCCTACGCGGAAGGTTTTACACAAAGTTGCCGGTAAAAAGTTGTACGAAACCTTTGGGGGACATTTGAGATTTTTCGGAATTGGCGGTGCAAAACTCGATACAAATGTGGAACGTTTTTTATTTGAAAGTGGTTTCCCGTATGCAATTGGTTATGGTTTAACGGAAACAGCTCCCCTTTTGTCGGGAGCAGTTCAAAAAAACAGAAAGGTGGGCTCGGCAGGAATTGCGATGGAGGGTGTTTCCTTACGAATTGCCGATGCTGATCCAGTTACCGGGGAAGGCGAAATTCAGGCAAAAGGCGAAAACGTTATGAAAGGCTATTATAAAGCACCTGAAATTACAAAAGAGGTGTTTACTGAAGATGGATGGTTTAAAACCGGTGATCGCGGATTGTTCGATTCTGATAATCTACTTCACATTCGAGGTCGTATTAAAACTATGATTGTTGGTGCAAGCGGTGAAAACATCTATCCCGAAGAAATTGAAACGGTGATCAATAAAATGCGCTTTGTGCTGGAATCGCTGGTGGTAGAGAAAAAGGGAAAACTGGTGGCCATGATTCACCTGAATATGGAAGAAGTAGAAGAAAACTTCAAGCATATGAAGGAGGAAGCCAAACAATATCTTGCTGATAAATCGGAAGAATTATTGCAGGAAATTCATAAAAAGGTAAACGAAGAGGTAAACAAATTCTCGAGGATCAACCAGGTGGTGTTGCAACCGATACCATTTGAACGTACGCCGACACGAAAAATTAAACGTTTTTTATACGTTTAG
- a CDS encoding AIR synthase related protein — MVTESRYSARGVSASKEDVHEAIKNVDKGLFPKAFCKIVPDILGGDPEWCNIMHADGAGTKSALAYMYWKETGDISVWKGIAQDALIMNVDDLLCVGATDNILVSSTIGRNKNNIPGEIIGAIINGTEELLATLREMGISIYSTGGETADVGDLVRTIIVDSTVTCRMKKADVVSADKIKAGDVIVGLSSSGQATYETEYNGGMGSNGLTSARHDVFSKYLAEKYPESFDPEVPSDLVYSGGKKLTEAVDGLDIDAGKLVLSPTRTYAPVIKKVLDNYRGQISGMIHCSGGAQTKVLHFVDGVHVVKDNMFPVPPLFKIIQEQSGTDWKEMYKVFNMGHRYEIYCGADVADEIIEISKSFNIDAQIIGKVESFEGKKLTIKSEKGEFIY; from the coding sequence ATGGTAACTGAATCGAGATATAGCGCAAGAGGAGTTTCAGCATCGAAAGAAGATGTGCACGAGGCAATTAAAAACGTCGATAAAGGATTATTCCCAAAGGCATTTTGTAAAATTGTTCCCGATATTTTAGGTGGCGATCCCGAGTGGTGTAACATTATGCACGCCGATGGAGCCGGAACAAAATCGGCGCTGGCCTACATGTATTGGAAAGAGACCGGCGATATTTCGGTTTGGAAAGGCATTGCTCAGGATGCACTTATTATGAATGTTGACGATTTGCTGTGTGTGGGTGCCACTGATAATATTTTGGTGTCATCAACCATTGGCCGTAACAAAAACAACATTCCGGGCGAAATAATCGGGGCCATTATTAACGGTACTGAAGAGTTACTGGCCACACTGCGCGAAATGGGAATCAGCATATATTCTACTGGTGGCGAAACTGCTGATGTGGGCGATTTGGTTCGCACTATAATTGTGGATTCAACGGTTACCTGCCGAATGAAAAAAGCCGATGTCGTAAGTGCCGACAAAATTAAAGCCGGCGATGTTATTGTTGGACTTTCTTCGTCGGGACAAGCTACTTACGAAACAGAGTATAACGGAGGTATGGGAAGTAACGGATTAACTTCTGCCCGGCACGATGTATTTTCAAAATATCTGGCTGAAAAATATCCTGAAAGTTTTGATCCTGAAGTGCCTTCAGATTTGGTTTATTCCGGTGGAAAGAAATTAACCGAAGCCGTTGACGGGCTTGACATCGATGCCGGTAAACTGGTGCTTTCTCCAACCAGAACTTATGCTCCGGTAATTAAAAAAGTACTGGATAACTATCGTGGGCAGATTTCAGGAATGATCCACTGTTCGGGTGGAGCACAAACCAAAGTGCTGCATTTTGTCGATGGAGTTCATGTGGTAAAAGACAATATGTTCCCGGTTCCGCCGCTGTTCAAAATCATTCAGGAACAGTCAGGTACCGATTGGAAAGAAATGTACAAGGTGTTTAATATGGGGCACCGTTACGAAATATACTGTGGCGCCGATGTTGCAGACGAGATCATTGAAATCTCAAAATCGTTTAATATCGATGCACAGATTATTGGAAAGGTTGAATCTTTCGAAGGCAAAAAACTTACTATTAAGTCAGAGAAAGGCGAGTTTATATATTAG